From Streptomyces sp. TLI_105, the proteins below share one genomic window:
- a CDS encoding SpoIIE family protein phosphatase — MAEPGVETRTRSAVITARATATFEPVGRSVAAARAFVRDTLQGWGHPELVDDAVVLTSELVTNAVIHAGTSAEVLCLRSDDSVRVEVADRYPEREIPVQSGRSLGSPDRENGRGLLLCAALAHRWGVDYSPTRKHVWFHLDLPQRPVGTRSAGPVLPNALLPVAESRVRVAVAQIDRGGAITAWNEDAEELFGYEAEQVTGKPLGDLAAWPHTPGIGTGLAEALRLSRWEGSYGIRCADGRVIPVYASHLRVRDAQGEPSTVCLLVREHERAVLQTPQRPAVDPGAESRAADPFEVFIGSPAPDDLDGLLQRTVERARDMLDGDAAFLLLATDDETELEVRATTGLPAARQRFARVPVETGASRYGSARMPAVHEDLAAVPGAVPLLEGTGMRSVVTVPLKVEGRLTGSLGVAAEGANRYSNEEALRLQFAADRIALAVESARLGELERLRRGSLSFLVEASDLLAGTLDRDQTLALMAQMTVPTLATWCAVYTIADQASDPYLSYVLHEDEDRIDGLKALLSSIAPPDPVPTPGARVWSAPGEAAHRAALTASVRALDHPASPLSSGIDNTLATASAVAGETVVLPLVARNRVIGMLTLGRPSEDHFRQEILELAEDLSRRAALALDNARLYSERVAISQSLQRSLLPPGLPTIPGVEVDVIYRAAGEGNEVGGDFYDLFPIRDGAYGFAIGDVCGTGPEAAAVTGLARHALRLLAREGFGGPAVLERLNAAILDEGARSRFLTLLYGEMRPQEDGSAILKVVCAGHPLPLRLRPDGTVEPAAEPQPLLGVMEDLELYEQTVTLDPGDVLLCVTDGVTERREGSRMLGDDGLAEVLKTCTGLTAGAVASRVLRAVERFAQAPASDDMAILAMRLHEPHDS; from the coding sequence ATGGCAGAGCCGGGCGTCGAGACGCGTACGAGGAGTGCTGTGATCACCGCGCGGGCGACTGCCACCTTCGAGCCCGTCGGGCGGTCCGTCGCGGCCGCCCGCGCCTTCGTCCGGGACACCCTCCAGGGCTGGGGACACCCCGAACTCGTCGACGACGCCGTCGTCCTCACCAGCGAGCTCGTCACCAACGCCGTCATCCACGCCGGCACCTCCGCCGAGGTCCTCTGCCTCCGCTCCGACGACAGCGTCCGCGTCGAGGTCGCCGACCGCTACCCCGAGCGCGAGATCCCCGTCCAGAGCGGCCGCTCCCTCGGCAGCCCGGACCGCGAGAACGGCCGCGGCCTGCTCCTCTGCGCCGCCCTCGCCCACCGCTGGGGCGTCGACTACTCCCCCACCCGCAAACACGTCTGGTTCCACCTCGACCTTCCCCAGCGCCCCGTCGGCACCCGCTCCGCCGGCCCCGTCCTGCCCAACGCCCTCCTCCCGGTCGCCGAGAGCCGCGTCCGCGTCGCGGTCGCCCAGATCGACCGCGGCGGCGCGATCACCGCCTGGAACGAGGACGCCGAGGAGCTCTTCGGCTACGAGGCCGAGCAGGTCACCGGCAAACCCCTCGGCGACCTCGCCGCCTGGCCCCACACCCCCGGCATCGGCACCGGCCTCGCCGAGGCCCTCCGCCTCTCCCGCTGGGAGGGCAGCTACGGCATCCGCTGCGCCGACGGCCGCGTGATCCCCGTCTACGCCTCGCACCTCCGGGTCCGCGACGCCCAGGGCGAGCCCTCCACCGTCTGCCTCCTCGTACGGGAGCACGAGCGCGCCGTCCTCCAGACCCCCCAGCGCCCCGCCGTCGATCCGGGCGCCGAGAGCCGCGCCGCCGACCCCTTCGAGGTCTTCATCGGCTCCCCGGCCCCCGACGACCTCGACGGCCTCCTCCAGCGCACGGTCGAGCGCGCCCGCGACATGCTCGACGGCGACGCCGCCTTCCTCCTGCTCGCCACCGACGACGAGACGGAACTGGAGGTACGGGCGACCACCGGCCTCCCGGCCGCCCGCCAGCGCTTCGCCCGCGTCCCCGTGGAGACCGGCGCCAGCCGTTACGGCTCCGCCCGCATGCCCGCCGTCCACGAGGACCTGGCCGCCGTCCCCGGCGCCGTCCCGCTCCTCGAAGGCACCGGCATGCGCTCGGTCGTCACCGTCCCGCTCAAGGTCGAGGGCCGGCTCACCGGCTCCCTCGGCGTGGCCGCCGAGGGTGCGAACCGCTACTCCAACGAGGAGGCGCTCCGCCTCCAGTTCGCCGCCGACCGCATCGCCCTGGCCGTCGAGTCCGCCCGACTCGGCGAGCTGGAGCGTCTGCGCCGCGGCTCCCTCAGCTTCCTCGTCGAGGCCTCCGACCTCCTGGCCGGCACCCTCGACCGCGACCAGACCCTGGCCCTCATGGCCCAGATGACGGTCCCCACCCTCGCCACCTGGTGCGCGGTCTACACGATCGCCGACCAGGCCTCCGACCCGTACCTCTCGTACGTGCTCCACGAGGACGAGGACCGCATCGACGGCCTCAAGGCCCTGCTCTCCTCCATCGCCCCGCCGGACCCGGTGCCGACCCCCGGCGCCCGCGTCTGGTCCGCCCCCGGCGAGGCCGCGCACCGCGCCGCGCTGACCGCCTCGGTCCGCGCCCTCGACCATCCCGCGAGCCCGCTCTCCTCCGGCATCGACAACACTCTCGCCACCGCGAGCGCGGTCGCCGGCGAGACGGTCGTCCTGCCGCTGGTCGCCCGCAACCGGGTCATCGGCATGCTGACCCTCGGCAGGCCCTCGGAGGACCACTTCCGCCAGGAGATCCTGGAGCTCGCCGAGGACCTCTCGCGCCGGGCCGCCCTGGCCCTGGACAACGCCCGCCTGTACTCGGAGCGCGTGGCGATCAGCCAGTCCCTCCAGCGCAGCCTGCTCCCGCCCGGCCTCCCCACGATCCCGGGCGTCGAGGTCGACGTCATCTACCGCGCGGCCGGCGAGGGCAACGAGGTCGGAGGCGACTTCTACGACCTCTTCCCCATCCGGGACGGCGCGTACGGATTCGCCATCGGCGACGTCTGCGGTACGGGCCCGGAGGCGGCCGCCGTCACCGGCCTGGCCCGCCACGCCCTGCGCCTCCTGGCCCGCGAGGGCTTCGGCGGCCCCGCCGTCCTGGAGCGGCTGAACGCGGCGATCCTCGACGAGGGCGCCCGCAGCCGCTTCCTGACGCTCCTCTACGGCGAGATGCGCCCGCAGGAGGACGGCTCGGCGATCCTCAAGGTCGTCTGCGCCGGCCACCCCCTCCCGCTGCGCCTCCGCCCGGACGGCACGGTCGAGCCCGCGGCCGAACCGCAGCCGCTCCTGGGCGTCATGGAGGACCTGGAGCTGTACGAGCAGACGGTCACGCTCGACCCGGGCGACGTCCTCCTCTGCGTCACGGACGGCGTGACGGAACGCCGCGAGGGCTCCCGGATGCTGGGCGACGACGGCCTGGCCGAGGTCCTGAAGACCTGCACGGGCCTGACGGCCGGCGCAGTCGCCTCCCGTGTCCTCCGCGCCGTCGAGCGCTTCGCCCAGGCCCCCGCCTCCGACGACATGGCCATCCTGGCGATGCGCCTGCACGAACCGCACGACAGCTGA
- a CDS encoding HAMP domain-containing protein, translating into MDAAALERLLAALVSMRDGNFRRRLTVSGDGVMAEISAVFNEVADRQMHVTGELSRVRRVVGREGKLSERLEAGASEGAWAAAIEAANALVDDLARPVSEVGRVLSAVAEGDLDQRMDLRSESADGTVRPLRGEFLKVARTANNLVDQLSVFASEVTRVAVEVGTDGKLGGQAQVRGVSGSWKDLTDSVNTMANRLTAQVRDIALVTTAVADGDLSQKVTANVAGEMLELKNTVNRMVDQLSSFSSEVTRVAREVGTEGELGGQAEVAGVAGVWKDLTDSVNTMAGNLTNQVRGIAEVTTAVANGDLSQKVRVSARGEIAQLADTINQMTETLRTFADEVTRVSGEVGAQGLLGGQAQVPGAAGTWKDLTDSVNTVFRNITTQVRDIAQVTTAVANGDLSQKVTVDVAGEMLELKNTVNTMVDQLSAFGSEVTRVAREVGVEGLLGGQAEVPGAAGTWKDLTDSVNTAFRNLTGQVRDIAQVTTAVANGDLSQKVTVDVAGEMLELKNTVNTMVSQLSSFADQVTRMARDVGTEGRLGGQARVDGVSGRWRELTDSVNFMAGNLTSQVRQIAQVTTAVARGDLSQKIDVDARGEILELKNTINTMVDQLSAFADQVTRVAREVGTDGRLGGQAQVPGVAGVWRDLTDSVNGMAGNLTTQVRNIAQVATAVARGDLSQKIDVDARGEILELKNTLNTMVDQLSSFADQVTRVAREVGTEGILGGQAEVQGVSGTWKDLTQSVNMMANNLTFQVRNIAEVTTAVAMGDLSKKITVDAKGEILELVTTVNTMVDQLSNFADEVTRVAREVGTEGILGGQARVRGVTGIWKDLSDNVNLMANNLTSQVRNISRVSAAVANGDLTKKVTVEARGEVAELADTVNTMVTTLSSFADEVTRVAREVGTDGILGGQARVPGVSGTWRDLTDSVNGMADNLTGQVRQIAAVTTAIAKGDLTKKIDIDARGEIQELKSTINTMVDQLSNFAEEVTRVAREVGTDGQLGGQARVRDVDGTWRDLTESVNEMAGNLTRQVRAIAAVATAVTRGDLNLKIDGVDAAGEIQALQENINTMIANLRDTTLANEEQDWLKGNLARISGLMQGRRDLDDVASLIMSELTPVVSAQHGAFFVAMPTGSAHSDAELVGEGDGAYELRMRGSYGYSAGSMPTSFRPGETLIGTAAEEKRTIQVNVPPGYLKISSGLGEAAPAHVIVLPVLFEGKVLGVIELASFQPFTQIQRDFLNQLAELIATTVNTISVNTKTEVLLQQSQKLTEQLKERSAELEHRQKELQGSNLELEEKAELLARQNRDIEVKNTEIEEARQVLEERAEQLAVSMRYKSEFLANMSHELRTPLNSLLILAKLLADNAETNLTPKQVEFAETIHGAGSDLLQLINDILDLSKVEAGKMDVSPTRIALVQLVDYVEATFRPLTAEKGLDFSVRVSPELPATLHTDEQRLLQVLRNLLSNAVKFTDTGAVELVIRPAGADVPQSIREQLLEAGSLRDPEADLIAFSVTDTGIGIAASKMRVIFEAFKQADGTTSRKYGGTGLGLSISREIARLLGGEIFAASEPGRGSTFTLYLPLSPTELPSSGYGQGAQDADDPQQEAEEGTAGAVHPFPHFPPTPVRTEARSGAGALFRHRRKAAAEATGVRSAVPGQSGQQSEADREEPEAEPRRTFNFSGEKVLIVDDDIRNVFALTSVLEQHGLAVLYAENGREGIEVLEQHDDVTVVLMDIMMPEMDGYATTTAIRRMPQFAGLPIIALTAKAMKGDREKAIESGASDYVTKPVDPDHLLSVMEQWMRGE; encoded by the coding sequence GTGGACGCGGCGGCGCTGGAGCGGTTGCTGGCCGCCCTGGTGTCGATGCGGGACGGGAACTTCCGCAGGCGGCTGACGGTGTCCGGCGACGGGGTCATGGCGGAGATCTCCGCCGTGTTCAACGAGGTCGCCGACCGGCAGATGCACGTGACGGGGGAGCTGTCGCGGGTCCGGCGGGTGGTCGGCCGTGAGGGCAAGCTGTCCGAGCGCCTGGAGGCGGGGGCCAGCGAGGGGGCGTGGGCGGCGGCGATCGAGGCCGCGAACGCGCTCGTCGACGATCTGGCCCGGCCGGTGTCCGAGGTGGGGCGGGTCCTGTCGGCGGTGGCCGAGGGCGATCTGGACCAGCGGATGGACCTGCGTTCGGAGAGTGCGGACGGGACCGTGCGGCCGCTGCGCGGGGAGTTCCTGAAGGTCGCTCGTACCGCCAACAACCTGGTGGACCAGCTGTCGGTGTTCGCCTCCGAGGTGACCCGGGTCGCCGTCGAGGTGGGTACGGACGGCAAGCTGGGCGGGCAGGCGCAGGTGCGCGGGGTGTCCGGTTCGTGGAAGGACCTCACGGACTCGGTCAACACCATGGCGAACCGGCTGACGGCCCAGGTGCGGGACATCGCGCTCGTGACGACGGCGGTCGCGGACGGCGATCTGTCGCAGAAGGTCACGGCGAACGTGGCCGGCGAGATGCTGGAGCTGAAGAACACCGTCAACCGGATGGTGGACCAGCTGTCGTCGTTCTCCTCCGAGGTGACCCGCGTCGCGCGCGAGGTGGGTACGGAGGGCGAGCTCGGCGGTCAGGCCGAGGTGGCCGGGGTCGCCGGCGTGTGGAAGGACCTCACCGACTCCGTCAACACGATGGCGGGAAATCTCACCAATCAGGTGAGAGGGATCGCGGAGGTGACGACGGCGGTCGCCAATGGTGACCTGTCGCAGAAGGTGCGGGTCTCCGCGCGCGGCGAGATCGCCCAACTCGCCGACACCATCAACCAGATGACGGAGACGCTGCGGACGTTCGCCGACGAGGTGACCCGGGTGTCGGGCGAGGTCGGCGCGCAGGGTCTGCTGGGCGGTCAGGCGCAGGTGCCGGGTGCCGCGGGGACGTGGAAGGACCTCACGGACTCCGTCAACACGGTCTTCCGGAACATCACCACGCAGGTGCGGGACATCGCGCAGGTGACGACGGCGGTGGCCAACGGCGATCTGTCGCAGAAGGTCACGGTGGACGTGGCCGGCGAGATGCTGGAGCTGAAGAACACCGTCAACACGATGGTGGACCAGCTCTCCGCCTTCGGTTCCGAGGTGACCCGGGTGGCCCGGGAGGTCGGCGTCGAGGGTCTGCTCGGCGGCCAGGCCGAGGTGCCGGGCGCGGCGGGGACGTGGAAGGACCTCACCGACTCGGTGAACACGGCCTTCCGCAACCTGACCGGTCAGGTGCGGGACATCGCGCAGGTGACGACGGCGGTGGCCAACGGCGATCTGTCGCAGAAGGTCACGGTGGACGTGGCCGGCGAGATGCTGGAGCTGAAGAACACCGTCAACACGATGGTGTCGCAGCTGTCGTCCTTCGCGGACCAGGTGACCCGGATGGCCCGGGACGTGGGCACCGAGGGCCGACTGGGCGGTCAGGCGCGGGTGGACGGGGTGTCCGGGCGCTGGCGGGAGCTCACGGACTCCGTGAACTTCATGGCCGGCAACCTGACCTCGCAGGTGCGGCAGATCGCGCAGGTGACGACGGCCGTGGCCCGTGGTGACCTGTCGCAGAAGATCGACGTGGACGCGCGGGGCGAGATCCTGGAGCTGAAGAACACCATCAACACGATGGTGGACCAGCTGTCCGCCTTCGCGGACCAGGTGACCCGGGTGGCCCGTGAGGTGGGCACGGACGGGCGGCTGGGCGGTCAGGCGCAGGTGCCGGGCGTGGCCGGTGTGTGGCGTGATCTGACGGACTCGGTGAACGGCATGGCCGGCAACCTCACCACCCAGGTCCGCAACATCGCGCAGGTCGCGACCGCCGTGGCCCGTGGTGACCTGTCGCAGAAGATCGACGTGGACGCGCGGGGCGAGATCCTGGAGCTGAAGAACACCCTCAACACGATGGTGGACCAGCTGTCGAGCTTCGCGGACCAGGTGACGAGGGTGGCCCGTGAGGTGGGCACCGAGGGCATCCTGGGCGGTCAGGCCGAGGTGCAGGGCGTGTCCGGCACCTGGAAGGACCTCACCCAGTCGGTGAACATGATGGCGAACAACCTGACCTTCCAGGTCCGGAACATCGCCGAGGTCACCACGGCGGTCGCCATGGGCGACCTGTCGAAGAAGATCACGGTCGACGCCAAGGGCGAGATCCTGGAGCTGGTGACGACCGTCAACACGATGGTGGACCAGCTGTCGAACTTCGCCGACGAGGTGACGAGGGTGGCCCGTGAGGTGGGCACCGAGGGCATCCTCGGCGGCCAGGCCCGGGTGCGCGGGGTGACCGGCATCTGGAAGGACCTCAGCGACAACGTGAACCTGATGGCCAACAATCTGACCAGCCAGGTGCGCAACATCTCCCGGGTCTCCGCGGCCGTCGCCAACGGCGATCTGACGAAGAAGGTCACGGTCGAGGCGCGAGGCGAGGTCGCCGAGCTCGCCGACACCGTCAACACGATGGTGACGACGCTGTCGTCGTTCGCCGACGAGGTGACCCGCGTCGCGCGCGAGGTGGGTACGGACGGCATCCTGGGCGGTCAGGCGCGGGTGCCCGGGGTGTCGGGCACGTGGCGTGATCTGACGGACTCGGTGAACGGCATGGCCGACAACCTGACCGGTCAGGTGCGCCAGATCGCCGCCGTCACCACCGCCATCGCCAAGGGCGACCTCACCAAGAAGATCGACATCGACGCGCGCGGTGAGATCCAGGAGCTGAAGAGCACCATCAACACGATGGTCGACCAGCTCTCGAACTTCGCCGAGGAGGTCACCCGGGTCGCCCGCGAGGTGGGTACGGACGGGCAGCTGGGCGGTCAGGCCCGGGTCCGTGACGTGGACGGCACCTGGCGGGACCTGACCGAGTCCGTGAACGAGATGGCCGGGAACCTGACCCGTCAGGTGCGGGCGATCGCGGCCGTCGCCACGGCGGTGACCCGGGGCGACCTCAACCTCAAGATCGACGGTGTCGACGCGGCGGGCGAGATCCAGGCCCTCCAGGAGAACATCAACACCATGATCGCCAACCTGCGCGACACCACCCTCGCCAACGAGGAGCAGGACTGGCTCAAGGGCAACCTGGCCCGCATCTCCGGCCTCATGCAGGGCCGGCGGGACCTGGACGACGTGGCCTCGCTCATCATGAGCGAGCTGACGCCGGTGGTCTCGGCCCAGCACGGCGCCTTCTTCGTGGCCATGCCGACGGGCTCCGCGCACAGCGACGCCGAACTCGTGGGCGAGGGCGACGGCGCGTACGAGCTGCGGATGCGCGGGAGCTACGGATACTCCGCCGGGTCCATGCCGACCTCGTTCCGGCCCGGGGAGACCCTCATCGGGACGGCGGCGGAGGAGAAGCGGACCATCCAGGTCAACGTGCCGCCGGGCTACCTGAAGATCTCGTCGGGGCTCGGCGAGGCCGCGCCCGCGCACGTGATCGTGCTGCCGGTGCTCTTCGAGGGGAAGGTCCTCGGCGTGATCGAGCTGGCGTCCTTCCAGCCGTTCACGCAGATCCAGCGGGACTTCCTGAACCAGCTCGCCGAGCTGATCGCGACCACGGTCAACACCATCAGCGTCAACACCAAGACCGAGGTGCTGCTCCAGCAGTCGCAGAAGCTCACCGAGCAGCTCAAGGAGCGGTCGGCGGAGCTGGAGCACCGGCAGAAGGAGCTCCAGGGCTCCAACCTGGAGCTGGAGGAGAAGGCCGAGCTGCTCGCCCGGCAGAACCGCGACATCGAGGTGAAGAACACCGAGATCGAGGAGGCCCGGCAGGTCCTCGAGGAGCGGGCGGAGCAGCTCGCCGTCTCCATGCGGTACAAGTCGGAGTTCCTCGCCAACATGTCGCACGAGCTGCGCACGCCGCTCAACTCGCTGCTGATCCTGGCCAAGTTGCTCGCGGACAACGCCGAGACCAATCTGACGCCGAAGCAGGTCGAGTTCGCGGAGACCATCCACGGCGCGGGTTCGGACCTGCTCCAGCTGATCAACGACATCCTCGACCTGTCGAAGGTCGAGGCGGGCAAGATGGACGTCTCGCCGACCCGTATCGCGCTCGTCCAGCTCGTCGACTACGTGGAGGCGACGTTCCGGCCGCTCACGGCGGAGAAGGGACTCGACTTCTCGGTGCGGGTCTCGCCCGAGCTGCCGGCCACGCTCCACACCGACGAGCAGCGGCTGCTCCAGGTCCTGCGCAACCTGCTGTCCAACGCGGTGAAGTTCACCGACACGGGCGCGGTGGAGCTGGTGATCCGGCCGGCCGGCGCGGACGTGCCGCAGTCGATCCGCGAGCAGCTCCTGGAGGCCGGCTCGCTGCGCGATCCGGAGGCCGACCTGATCGCCTTCTCGGTCACCGACACCGGGATCGGGATCGCGGCGAGCAAGATGCGGGTCATCTTCGAGGCGTTCAAGCAGGCCGACGGCACGACCAGCCGGAAGTACGGCGGTACGGGTCTCGGGCTCTCGATCAGCCGGGAGATCGCGCGGCTGCTCGGCGGCGAGATCTTCGCGGCGAGCGAGCCCGGCCGCGGTTCGACGTTCACGCTCTACCTGCCGCTGAGCCCGACGGAGCTGCCGTCGAGCGGCTACGGGCAGGGCGCGCAGGACGCCGACGATCCGCAGCAGGAGGCCGAGGAGGGGACGGCCGGGGCCGTCCACCCGTTCCCGCACTTCCCGCCGACGCCCGTACGGACGGAGGCGCGGTCCGGGGCCGGGGCGCTGTTCCGGCACCGGCGGAAGGCCGCGGCGGAGGCGACCGGGGTGCGGAGCGCGGTTCCCGGGCAGTCCGGGCAGCAGAGCGAGGCGGACCGGGAGGAGCCGGAGGCCGAGCCGCGCCGTACGTTCAACTTCTCCGGCGAGAAGGTGCTGATCGTCGACGACGACATCCGCAACGTCTTCGCCCTCACCAGCGTCCTGGAGCAGCACGGCCTCGCGGTGCTCTACGCCGAGAACGGGCGGGAGGGCATCGAGGTCCTGGAGCAGCACGACGACGTCACGGTCGTGCTGATGGACATCATGATGCCGGAGATGGACGGGTACGCCACGACGACCGCGATCCGGCGCATGCCGCAGTTCGCGGGACTGCCGATCATCGCGCTGACGGCGAAGGCGATGAAGGGCGACCGGGAGAAGGCGATCGAGTCCGGCGCCTCGGACTACGTGACGAAGCCGGTCGACCCCGATCACCTGCTGTCGGTCATGGAGCAGTGGATGCGGGGCGAGTGA
- a CDS encoding ribonuclease J, which produces MSHPHPELGAPPKLPKGGLRVIPLGGLGEIGRNMTVFEFDGRLLIVDCGVLFPEEEQPGVDLILPDFTIIRDRLDDIEGIVLTHGHEDHIGAVPYLLRLKPDIPLIGSKLTLALIEAKLQEHRIRPYTLEVKEGDRETLGPFDCEFIAVNHSIPDALAVAIRTPAGMAVATGDFKMDQLPMDGRLTDLHAFARLSEEGIDLLLSDSTNAEVPGFVPPERDISNVLRNVFANAPKRIIVASFASHVHRIQQIIDAAHEYGRRVAFVGRSMVRNMGIARDLGYLRVPAGLVVDVKTLDDLPDDEIVLVCTGSQGEPMAALSRMANRDHQIRIVPGDTVILASSLIPGNENAVYRVINGLTRWGANVVHKGNAKVHVSGHASAGELLYFYNICKPKNLMPVHGEWRHLRANAELGAMTGIPKDHIVIAEDGVVVDLVDGRARITGKVQAGYVYVDGLSVGDVTETSLKDRRILGEEGIISVFVVVDSSTGKIVGGPHVHARGSGIDDSAFDAVIPKIDQALNKSFQDGVVEPHQLQQLIRRSVGKWVSDTYRRRPMILPVVVEV; this is translated from the coding sequence TTGAGTCATCCGCATCCTGAACTCGGCGCCCCGCCGAAGCTGCCCAAGGGCGGCCTGCGCGTCATCCCGCTCGGCGGCCTCGGTGAGATCGGCCGCAACATGACGGTCTTCGAGTTCGACGGCCGGCTGCTGATCGTCGACTGCGGCGTCCTCTTCCCCGAGGAGGAGCAGCCCGGCGTCGACCTGATCCTGCCGGACTTCACCATCATCCGGGACCGCCTCGACGACATCGAGGGCATCGTGCTCACGCACGGGCACGAGGACCACATCGGTGCCGTCCCCTACCTGCTCCGGCTGAAGCCGGACATCCCGCTCATCGGCTCCAAGCTGACCCTCGCCCTGATCGAGGCGAAGCTCCAGGAGCACCGCATCCGCCCCTACACCCTGGAGGTGAAGGAAGGCGACCGCGAGACCCTGGGCCCCTTCGACTGCGAGTTCATCGCCGTCAACCACTCCATCCCGGACGCCCTGGCCGTCGCCATCCGCACCCCCGCGGGCATGGCCGTCGCCACCGGCGACTTCAAGATGGACCAGCTCCCGATGGACGGCCGGCTCACCGACCTCCACGCGTTCGCGCGGCTCAGCGAGGAGGGCATCGACCTCCTCCTGTCCGACTCGACGAACGCCGAGGTCCCGGGCTTCGTCCCGCCGGAGCGGGACATCTCGAACGTCCTGCGGAACGTCTTCGCGAACGCCCCGAAGCGCATCATCGTGGCCAGCTTCGCCAGCCACGTGCACCGCATCCAGCAGATCATCGACGCCGCCCACGAGTACGGCCGCCGTGTCGCCTTCGTCGGCCGCTCGATGGTCCGGAACATGGGCATCGCCCGCGACCTGGGCTACCTCCGGGTCCCGGCCGGCCTCGTCGTGGACGTGAAGACCCTCGACGACCTGCCGGACGACGAGATCGTGCTGGTCTGCACGGGCTCCCAGGGCGAGCCCATGGCGGCCCTGTCCCGCATGGCCAACCGCGACCACCAGATCCGCATCGTCCCCGGCGACACGGTGATCCTCGCGTCCTCGCTCATCCCGGGCAACGAGAACGCGGTCTACCGCGTGATCAACGGCCTGACCCGCTGGGGCGCGAACGTGGTCCACAAGGGCAACGCCAAGGTCCACGTCTCGGGCCACGCCTCGGCCGGCGAGCTGCTGTACTTCTACAACATCTGCAAGCCGAAGAACCTCATGCCGGTCCACGGCGAATGGCGCCACCTGCGCGCCAACGCCGAGCTCGGCGCGATGACGGGCATCCCCAAGGACCACATCGTCATCGCCGAGGACGGCGTCGTCGTCGACCTGGTCGACGGCCGCGCCCGCATCACCGGCAAGGTCCAGGCGGGCTATGTGTACGTGGACGGCCTCTCGGTCGGCGACGTCACCGAGACCTCCCTCAAGGACCGCCGCATCCTCGGCGAGGAGGGCATCATCTCGGTCTTCGTCGTCGTCGACTCGTCGACCGGCAAGATCGTGGGCGGCCCGCACGTTCACGCCCGCGGCTCCGGGATCGACGACTCCGCGTTCGACGCGGTGATCCCGAAGATCGACCAGGCGCTCAACAAGTCCTTCCAGGACGGCGTCGTCGAACCCCACCAGCTCCAGCAGCTGATCCGCCGCTCCGTCGGCAAGTGGGTCTCCGACACCTACCGCCGCCGGCCGATGATCCTCCCGGTCGTCGTCGAGGTCTGA
- the dapA gene encoding 4-hydroxy-tetrahydrodipicolinate synthase — MAPISTPQTPFGRVLTAMVTPFTADGALDLDGAQRLAAHLVDAGNDGLVINGTTGESPTTSDAEKSELVRAVLEAVGDRAHVVAGIGTNDTHHSVELARTAERDGAHGLLAVTPYYNKPPQEGLYRHFSAIADATGLPVMLYDIPGRSGVPIDTETIVRLAEHPRIVANKDAKGDLGRASWAIARSGLAWYSGDDMLNLPLLSVGACGFVSVVGHLVTPELRALLDAHLGGEVQKATEIHQKLLPVYTGMFRTQGVMTTKAALALQGLPAGPLRLPLVELSAQETEQLKVDLAAGGVEL, encoded by the coding sequence ATGGCTCCGATCTCCACTCCGCAGACCCCCTTCGGGAGGGTCCTCACCGCCATGGTCACGCCCTTCACGGCGGACGGCGCACTCGACCTCGACGGTGCCCAGCGACTCGCCGCCCACCTGGTGGACGCAGGCAACGACGGCCTCGTCATCAACGGCACCACCGGCGAGTCCCCGACCACCAGCGACGCGGAGAAATCGGAGCTCGTACGAGCGGTGCTGGAGGCGGTCGGCGACCGCGCCCACGTCGTCGCCGGCATCGGCACCAACGACACCCACCACTCCGTCGAACTGGCCCGCACCGCCGAGCGCGACGGCGCCCACGGCCTCCTCGCCGTGACCCCTTACTACAACAAGCCCCCGCAGGAGGGCCTGTACCGGCACTTCTCGGCCATCGCCGACGCCACCGGCCTCCCCGTGATGCTGTACGACATCCCCGGCCGCAGCGGCGTCCCGATCGACACCGAGACGATCGTCCGCCTCGCCGAGCACCCGCGCATCGTCGCCAACAAGGACGCCAAGGGCGACCTCGGCCGCGCCAGCTGGGCCATTGCCCGCTCCGGCCTCGCCTGGTACTCCGGCGACGACATGCTCAACCTGCCGCTGCTCTCCGTCGGCGCCTGCGGCTTCGTCTCCGTCGTCGGCCACCTCGTCACCCCGGAGCTCCGCGCCCTCCTCGACGCCCACCTCGGCGGCGAGGTCCAGAAGGCCACCGAGATCCACCAGAAGCTGCTGCCGGTCTACACCGGCATGTTCCGCACCCAGGGCGTCATGACCACCAAGGCCGCCCTCGCCCTCCAGGGCCTCCCGGCCGGACCGCTGCGCCTGCCGCTCGTCGAGCTCTCCGCACAGGAGACCGAGCAGCTCAAGGTCGACCTGGCCGCCGGCGGGGTAGAACTCTGA